Part of the Imperialibacter roseus genome, TACAGCGGCCTTCACTGTCAGCAAGCAAGTTGTTTGCGCCTGGGAACCGATCAACTTCACAAGCGAGTCCCTGAATGCTACTTTTTATTGCTGGGACTTTGGTGATAGTACAGGGACTATTGAAGAGAACCCGATACATAGTTATGAACGACCGGGGTTGTACACGGTGAAGCTAAAAGCAAAAAATGCCGGTTGTGAAGACGAGATTGTTAAAACAGAGCTAATAGAGGTATTGAACCCTTTTGTTGATTTTGACTTTTCGAAAAGCTGCAACGATCCTAACATGATCAGTATCAGCAACTTTTCAAGTGACTACGATGGCATCACATGGGAATTTGGTGACGGCACTAAGAGCAACGAAATAGCTCCATCGCACACCTATCCAGGCCGGGGCACTTATACATTGAAAGCTACCGCATTCAACAATGAAACGTCCTGCGTGGTATCGGTCGAGCAGGGAGTAAGCATTTACAACGTTCGGGCCGACTTTTCCACCACCGACACCACGATTTGCAAAGGTATTCCTGTTCAATTTAATGATGCATCAATCGATGCCGAGCATTGGGTCTGGACGTTTCCTGATGGCACCAGGTCGGATGTCACCAACCCGATGCAAACCTATTATGATGCCGGGTATTTTGGAGCAGAGTTGACTGTTACTGATCCCGACGAGTGTACATCGACCATAAAAAAAGAGGATGTCATCAGGGTATTGGACATCGATGGCGCATTTAGTTTTATTACAAATAATAAATGTGACTCTCTCGTAGTTAACTTCAAAGACTTCTCCAGAGGATCCCCCGGCATAGTCGCCTGGGAATGGGATTTTGGGGATGGCGGCTCGTCCACATCGCAAAACCCCGTACATGCCTATTACGGCGAGATGAACTACAATATCGGGCTGACACTGACAAATACTGAAGGCACGTGCTCAATATTCAGAGAAAACGTTATTTCGTTTGTTAAGCCTGTTCCCAGGTTCATGACGGAAGCCGATGCGTATTGCGTGAATGATACGTTGACGTTAGAAAACATATCGATGAACGCCGTCAGCTATAGCTGGGAACTCGGAGATGGCAGCACATCCACTGAGCTGGGGCCGGTTGTTTCTTACAACACGCCGGGCAGTTACACCATCAAGCTTCTTGCGCAGGACGTTGATGGATGCCTGAGCAAAGAACCAGCGATCAAAGAAGTCATTGTTGCGCAGCCGCAGGCTAAGTTCGAGGCTGTCAATACTTTTACCGAATGCCCACCGCTGATCACTACCTTTCAGGATAAGTCGGGCGAGGGCATTGCCTCTTACCAGTGGGATTTCGGCGATGGGCAAACATCGGCACTGGCCCAGCCGGTGGTGACTTATCTCATTCCGGGCGACTACTCAGTGTCACTTTCTGTAGTTGATGAGTATGGCTGCATGAGCACCGTTACAAAAGACACCATCGTCAGTGTAGGCGGCCCCTATGGTTCACTTGACTTTGATAGTTTGAGCACTTGCGAAGGTTTTGATATACTGTTTGAAGCGCATGGCACCAACACATCGACTTATAGATGGGATTTTGGTGATGGTGACGTGGTGGATACACAAAGTAACTCTATAAACAGAGCATACGATGAAGCTGGGAACTATTTTTTAAACCTGGTCTTCATCAATTCACAAGGCTGCACTGTGCCCTATCAGGTGTCACCTGCCATCGCCGTGGCACCCGGGCCCGAGTCTGACTTTACAATCAGTGAAATGTACCCTTTTACCCATGAGGAAGTGGTCGTCTCTGTAACGGAGGATTCAGATAGTCTGGCGTACTTCTGGCTAGTAGACGGCATAGAGTGGGAGGGGAATGAAGTGGCCGTTTCCTTCGAAAACTATGGAGACAACGATGTGACGCTTTTTACAAAAGACACCGTGGGATGCGGCTCTGCTGTTGTCCATTCGTTTTTTGTGCAAGAGGAAGTCACCGATCTCCCCAATGCATTTTCTCCAAACAACGACAGTTTCAATAATTCTCTTTACCTGCCTGGCGTGGAAAACGGCTTATGGACACTTGAAATATACTCCCGGTCGGGCACCCAGGTCTTTCGCATGGAAAGATACGCAAATGACTGGGAGGGAGGAGAACTGGCTGCCGGTGTTTACTTCTATCAACTTGCCAACGAGCTGCGGCCTGAAAAAAAGATGAAGGGCTACCTTCACCTTGTCAGGTAATACTGAAGGTGGGCGGTAAAGGCGCTGCCCTGTTATACTCTACTGCCGTGAATCACTGTTAGCAACCTCTTGAATTTTTCTTTTGCGCTTTCTGAACTAAAAGCTAAAGCTTGCGTTAACAAAAATGTTAAACAAAAAAGTAAAGAGCTTTCGTTCATGAAAATCGAAGAAGCACAGACTGAGCATGTGATCAAAGAGAAGGCCAAAGAGCTTTTTTTTAAGAAAGGGCTGATCAAAACGACTACCCAGGAAATTGCTGACGCTGCTGGGGTGAACAGGGCTTTGATTCATTACTACTTCAGGTCGAGGGAGCATATGCTGAGTATTCTGCTGGACGAAGCGATGGAAGAAAAGCGGGAACGGGTAAAAAGCATTCTTTCATTCGACCTGCCATTTAGGGAAAAGATAGCCAGGTACATCGATGCGATCATTACTTACAACATGACGTATCCATATCTTGAAAACTTCATCATCAGCGAAACGGTGAGAAACAAGGATAGAACCGAAGCCTACTGCGCCAGGAACCAATCCCGATCAAGTGACTTGATTCGTGATCAGTTGGCCGAGGAAATCCAGCAAGGCAGGCTGGCACCCGTTACACCCGAACATTTTTTGGTTAACCTTATTGCGTTATGCAACTACCCAATGCTGGCTAAGCCTATTTTGAGAACGATTCACGGCATGACGGAAGAGGCTTACCACGAATTTTTGCTTGAACGAAAACAGGTCATCTACATGACAATTTTTAACGAAGAAATGCCATCAGTTAGCTAATGACTTCTTCTTCAACCAGTAACTTATTAATAAACTTTTAAGAACAAATTTGAGTATGCAGCTTTTTCTACGGAAAGCACATTTGTTTCAAAAAACATCCATCAGGATGTCGATGCTGACACTTGTGTTAGTTTTATTGAATACCACTTTATCGCTGGGCCAGAGTGGCGACCCGCTGGAGGTTGCCACGCTTGACAAGGTGGTGGAATATGCCCTGGCTCATCAGCCCAATGTGCAGCAGGCCCAGATTGACGAGGAAATTACGGACAAGGCCATCAAAGGGAAGCTGGCCGACTGGTATCCTCAAGTCAATTTCACCTATAACTATCAACGTTTTATTGACTTGCAAGCAAGTGTAATTGGAGGGAACGTGATTCGGTTTGGGGTTAACAATACCTCATCAGCGCAGTTCAGTGCTACCCAGGCTGTGTTCAACAGAGATGTGCTTCTGGCTAGCAGCACTGCTTCTCAGGTGCGAAGTCAGGCCGGCCTCAATACCAGCCGCAGTAAGATTGATGTGGTGGTGAATGTAACCAAAGCTTTTTATGACGCATTGGCCATGATGCAGCAGATTGAGGTAAACGAGGAATCGATCGTTAGACTGGAGCGCAGCCTGAAGGATGCCCAAAGCCGGTATAATTCGGGTGTGTCGGATAAAACGGATTATAAAAGAGCCACTATTTTGCTGACCAACGCCAAAGCTTCTTTGAAGACGAATCAGGAGCTGCTTAAGTACAAGCAAGAGTACCTGAAAACGCTGATGGGCTATCCGCTTGATCAGAACCTTCCGGTGCAATATGATCCGCTTTTGATGGAACAGGAAATAGCTCTCGATACAACCCAGGAGGTGAACTACGCTGATCATATCGATTTTAAGATTATGCAGTCACAGAAAAACCTTCAGGACGCCAACGTGAAGTACAGCAAATGGGCTTTTTTGCCTTCTGTTAGCCTGTTTGGTAACTATAATCTTAACTATCAAAACAATAACTTCAGCGATTTGTACAACACAAAGTATCCATTTTCTTTTGTTGGGGCTTCGCTGGCGCTGCCAATCTTACAAGGAGGTAAGAGGTTAGTGAAAATTCAGGAGGCTAATTTGTCGAACAGTCGATTAGACCTTGGACTGAAAAACCTGAAGAGTAATATCAATACTGAGTACACCAGGGCACTGGCGTCCTACAAAAGCAATCTGGCACTCTATCAGGCACAAAAGGACAATGTTGAACTTGCTGAGGAAGTCTATGACATCATTCAGCTTCAATATCAAAGTGGTGTAAAAACCTACCTTGAAGTCACGATCGCAGAGAGTGACCTGAGAACAACCCGTATCAATTATTACAATGCCCTGTACATGGTGCTTGCCAGCAAAATGGATGTGCTGAAAGCCCTGGGCCAAATCAATTATTAATTCTTTAATTACTCAACCATACATGTCAGTGAATAAAATTTACATCTTTTTTGTCTTTGGCTTACTGCTAATCGCCGCAGGATGCGGAAGTAACAATCAACAGGGAGGGCCAGCACGGGGCCCGGTAGCAGTCACCGTGGAAGAGGTCAACTACACAATCGCACCTTTTTATGAAGAATACCCGGCTACTGTGAAGGCTTTGCAGGAAGTTGAGCTTCGTCCACAGGTGAGTGGTTATATCACAGGAATCTTCTTTAAAGAAGGTGACAAAGTAAAAAAAGGGCAGAAGCTCTACACCATCGATCAGCAGCAGTCGCAGGCGGCGTATAGCCAGGCGCTGGCGAACCTGGCTGTGCAGGAGGCCAATCTCGACAAAGCAAAAAAGGATTTTGAAAGATACAAAGAGCTTGAAAAAGACGATGCGATTGCCAAGCAGCAGGTAGATTATGCTGAATCGGCCTACACTTCAGCCAAGCAACTTGTAGAAGCAGCGAAAGCCACTGTAAACAGCGTGCAAACCAATGTGCGCTACTCAACGATTGTGGCGCCATTTGACGGAACCATTGGCATTTCAGCAGTGAAGCTTGGTGCGTCGGTAACGCCTGGCCAAACGCTGCTTAACACTATTTCTTCCGATGATCCCATGGCAGTGGATGTAGTTATAGATCAAAGCAAAATCAGTGGCTTTAGCCAGATATTGGCGAAAGGCAGTGATAACGCAGCCGATTCCGCTTTCAGACTGGTGCTTGACAAGTCTTTGTACCCGCATTTTGGAAAGCTAAGCTTTATCGACAGGGCGGTAGATCCGCAAACGGGCACCATCAAAATTCGGGTGGAACTGCCAAATCCTGAGCACATGTTGCGCCCGGGCATGAGTGGCAGCCTGCAAGTGTTGTCGAACGTGTCCGGCAAATCCATCACCATACCTTTCAAAGCCGTTACAGAGCAGCTGGGCGAATTCTTTGTCTATGTGTCCGACGGTAGCAAGGTGTCGCAAAGGCGGGTGAAACTGGGGAAACAAATTGGCAGCAACGTTATCGTTGCCGATGGTTTGAAGCAAGGTGAGGTAATTGCGGTAGAGGGTGTGCAGAATCTTAGAGAGGGAGCCGCCATCACAGTTGCCACAGCGAAGTAAATAATTCAACCAGAATCTATTCAATTAAGAAAAAATGGTCGCAGATGTTTTTATAAAAAGACCCGTAACCGCCATCGTCATATCTATTGTGATTGTGCTGGTTGGTCTGATTGCGATGAGCACATTGCCCATCTCCCAATATCCAGATATCACACCTCCAACTGTAGCTGTAAATGGCGTTTATATAGGAGCTGACGCTGAAACGGTGGAGCAAACCACCACCACCGCCATTGAAACGCAAATCAACGGCACACCTGGCATGACTTACATGTCAAGCAACAGCACCAGCAGCGGAGTGAGTGGCGTCACCGTCACATTCGACATAGGTACTAATATTGATATTGCTACGCTCGACGTCCAAAACCGGGTAAGCGTGGCTGAGCCTACCCTTCCTGAGATTGTAAGAAGGTTGGGACTTACCGTGCGCAAAAGGAACCCGAGTATTTTTATGGCCCTGGCGCTATACTCTCCTGAAGGCACGCATGACGCCACCTTCCTTGGCAACTTTGCCAATATTTACATGAAAGATGCCCTCCTTCGGGTAAAGGGAGTAGGGGACATCTTTTCAGTGGGGGACGATTTTGGTATGCGTATTTGGTTAGATCCTCAAAAACTGGCTAACCTCAAGATTACACCAGCTGAAGTGAACGCAGCCCTACAGGAACAAAATCTTCAGATTTCGGCGGGAACAATTGGCAGCACACCTCAGGCTTCAACGCAAACATTTGAGTTTAATATACTGACAAACAGCAGGATAAGCACAGTTGAAGACTTTGAGGATATTGTGGTAAAAACCAATCCGGTCACGGGAAATATGGTGTACCTGAAAGACATTGCCAGGGTAGAGTTGGCCAAGGCTAGTTATGGTAACCACCCGTTTGTGATGGGTAGGCCCGCTTCTTTTGTGCTGCTCTACCTGGAGCCGGGTGCCAATGCGCTAGAAGCAAACAAGGGCGTGCGGGAAACGCTTGCGCAGCTTAAAGCCAATTTTCCCAAAGACGTGGATTACCTTATTCCTTTGGAAACAACCTCTGTTGTGGAAGTATCACTTAAAGAAGTGGCATTCACACTGATGGAAGCCATGATTTTGGTGATTCTGGTAGTATTCCTCTTTCTTCAGACCTTCAGGGCCACTTTGATCCCCATCCTGGCGATCCCAGTGTCGCTGATAGGCACCTTTATCTTCTTTATTCCATTTGGCTTTACGATTAATACGCTTACCCTGTTTGCGTTCGTGCTGGCCATTGGTATTGTGGTGGACGATGCTATTGTGGTGGTGGAATCGATTCAGCACAACATGGATACTCACAAGCTTTCAGCCAAAGATGCTACCATTAAATCGATGAAGGAAATCTCTGCACCTGTAATAGCCATTGCATTGATTCTGGCAGCGGTGTTTGTTCCGGTTGGCTTTGTTCCGGGAATAATTGGAAAACTTTACCAGCAATTCGCCATTACAATTGCTATTTCGGTATTGATTTCTGCTTTCGTTGCCCTTTCGTTGACGCCGGCGCTGTGTATGTTGCTGCTGAGGCCGTCTGATCAATCCAAAAGCAAGAAAGGACTGGAGTGGTTCTTCAGTCGCTTCAACCGCTGGTTCGACAAAATATCGGGTTCGTATACAAACGGGGTGAGAAGGTGGATCAAGGGAACTCCGTATGTGCTGGTGATGATGATTTGCCTTTTCGTTGGCCTATTCTTTCTGTTCCAAAACAAATCGACTGGGTTTATTCCCACGGAGGACGAAAAACGCTTTTATGTGACCTATGAAATGGCAGAAGGCACCTCCACGAACCGCAGTATTGAAATGCAGCTGGAGCTTCAAAAGCGCATCATGACCCTGCCATCGCTGGAGGTAGTAGGGGGGCTGGCTGGACTGAACATACTAACTTTTTCTAATAAATCGAACGTAGGAACACTGTTTGTGAACCTAAAACATTGGGACGAACGTGATCCGGAAACGGAGAGTGTGGAAAAAATTATTGGGCAGGTTATGGCCATGACTTCTGATATCAAGGAAGCAAGAGTGCTGGCGATTGCACCTCCGCCTATTCCGGGTCTTGGAAGGTCGTCCGGATTCACTTTTGAGCTTTTGCAGACCAGTAGCCCCGATGATATCTTCGGTTTTGAGGCGACCATGCAAAAGTTTATTGCGGCAGCCAATCAGCGACCTGAGATAGCCGCCGCCTACTCGTTCTTTTCGGCCCGAACACCGGCTTACCAGGTCGACCTTGACAAGGAAAAGGCAAAAAAGATGGGCGTCAACGTGGCCCAGGCTTATGGTACATTGTCGACTTTGTTGGCAAGCAGCTACGTGAACGATTTTAATATTTATGGAAGAAACTTTAGGGTGGTAACCCAGGCCGATACTGTCTATAGAAAAGACATCGACGACATCGGGAAATACTTTGTGAAAAACAGCATGGGTGAGATGGTGCCATTGAGTGCACTCATCACCACGAAGGTGATTGAAACACCGGCGCTCATCTCACATTATAATATCTACCGGTCGGCGGAGATCCTCGGCACTTACGCTCCCGGCTATAGCAGCGGCGATGCCATCAAGGCGTTGCAGGAAGTGGCGGCAGAAGTGCTGCCGACTGGCTATAGCTATGAGTTTGGTGGCATGAGCTACGAGGAAGTAAAGGCTGGAAACACCCAGAGCATCATATTTCTTGTGTCCATTGTCTTTGTCTTCCTGTTTCTGGCAGCACTCTACGAAAGCTGGTCGATTCCATTTTCGGTACTGTTTGCAGTGCCCATTGGGGCGTTTGGCTCTATCCTGACGCTGACACTTCTACCAGGACTTACGAACAATATCTATGCACAGATTGGCTTGATTACGCTGATAGGGCTGGCAGCCAAGAACGCCATTCTAATTGTGGAATTTGCAAAAGAGCGAGTTGACGCAGGGGGGGACATTATAGAATCAACGCTGGAAGCTGTAAGGCTGCGTCTGCGGCCCATTATCATGACGTCGCTGGCATTCATTTTGGGTGTGCTGCCTCTTGCGATCTCCACAGGTGCTGGTGCTGAAGCCAGAAAAACCATTGGCTGGACGGTGGCCGGAGGGATGGTAGCAGCCAGCTCCCTGGCCATCTTTGTGGTGCCGGTGCTGTATGTGGCTATTTCAAAAATTGCCTACCGAAGGAAAATGAAGAAGGCAGCATTGTAGTTGTCATTTGATTTTATGAGTTACCAAAGCGCCTGGGAAGTAGTTTTCAGGCGCTTTGTCGTTATTTCAGATGGTGAATACTATTCTACTCCACCCGCAACTGTTCCACGGGATTTAGCTTGCTGGTTTGCATCATTTTGTAGCCCACAGCGCCTACAACAATCCCAAGAATAATCATGACTGGCCAAACATAGTGGATAATGCTGATGTCGATATGGTAGGCGTAGATGCCATCAAGCACAGAATGCATCACTGCTGACCCACCGGCCAGGCCAATGATGGCGGCAATGCCAAGGATCCAATAGATGTCTCTTCCCAACAACTGCGTAATTTGCTGCCACGAAGCTCCCATCACTTTTCGAATGCCAAATTCCTTCTTTCTCTTTTGGGCAATCAAAGAAATGAGTGTGTAGAGGCCTACAATAGAAATGAGGATCGAAATAGTGGCCACAATCATGCTGATATTGATCATGATGAAGTTGGTTTGTCGCACTTGCTGCATCACATCTTCCTGAAGAAAACCTCCGTAGAGCTCCTGCGGAAAAAGCTCATACCACAGTGCTTCCAACTCTCTGTTTTTGCCGGTGGCCAATCCATCGGTCTTTAAGGTCGCATAGCCATAACTTTGAGGTCTCATCAGGCGCATTACGCACGGTTTTATTTTGTTGTTAAACATGATTTGCCGCAAGTTGAAATCCTCAACAACACCAATTATCGTGTATCGGTCACCGTCTACTACAATTGGTTTGTTGAGCGCATCTCCTCCCAGCTGGTCTTCCAGCATGCTGTTGATAACTGCTTCCTTTCTGGGCTCTCCTGTATGTGTTCCGTTGCCAGAGAACAGAGACCCGTTAATGAGTCTTATTTCAAGTGTTTCAAGGTACCCGGCGCCGACACCCAATTCAGCGACTTCGTATTCCTGGCCGTTGAAATCAATCGAACTGTTGTTAAAGCTAAACCCAACCAACGAGCTTGTGCCTGCTATTTGCCTGACATCAGTTTGCTGTTTCAGTCGATCTTCCAGTAACGTGTATTGTTGAGGGTCGCTCAAAGGTATATTGATAACCCCGCCCAGGTCATAGCCCCGGCCGAGCCGCTCCTGATACCATGCGTTGTCGGTGGTCACCAGCAGGCCAAATATATTGTAGAAGCAGAGGGCAAACTGAAAAGTAAGCAGCACTGTCATCAGCCTGTTCTTGCCAGAAAGGACCACTTTGTTTCTGAAGATGGCGAGCGAGGGAAACTTTGAAATGTATAAAGCAGGATAGGCACTTGCCATCAGCCCAACGCACAATACCAGCACCAAACCAAAATAAACAAAAGTGGTCCATGGAATCTGGTCAGGTTGAATGATCTCATAGCTCATCATAGCATTGTAGCCTGGAATCATATAATAGGTAAGTCCCAGCGCTATCACCACAGCCACACCTATCATCAGGAAGTTTTCCAGAATGAATTGGGTGATTGTACTGGTTCGGTTGCCGCCAAGCACTTTCCGCACGGCGATTTCCTTCAGTCGGTTGCCAGACAGCGCAATGCTTGTGTTGATAAAGTTGAAGCAGGCCAGCAGTAAAATGCCAATGGCAGAACCCAGCGTGCCAGCTACTGCTGCCGGATGCATTTGCGGCACAAAGGCAGAATTGTGCAACGATGCCTCTAGGGCTGGCCACTCCAGTATATTGTCGAGTCTGTACTCACTGATTTGTAAGTCCTTGTTCGCTTGATTTTGAACATCCAGGTAAGTATTCATTTGTGACACCAACCTGGTCATATCGCCTTCAGGTGCGTAGACAAACGTACCATCTACCCAATTGGACCAGCTATTTTCATCTATTCCATAAAAGTCGGACAAGTGTTCAAAGTCGGCAATGATAGACAGCCGAAAGCTTGTATTGTTGGGAAGCTTTCTGAAAACGTCTTTCACCGTCAATAGCTGCTCCTGATGATTAGGCAATATGACCGTCAAAAGTTTGCCGACAGGGTAGGGGTCGCCAAAGAATTTCATCGCAGTTTCATCCGACACATACACTTCACCATGGCTCAGAGCTGGCAGTGGTTCTTTGTTGAGATTTGCCAAATCAAAGTGGCGAATGAAGCCCGGGTCGGTAAAGGACAAGCCTTCCATGAACAGCTTGTGTCCACCTCCCTCGCTTGATTGATTGGCCAGCTTGACTGCAATGGACTCATTATGGTAGCGAAAGGCAGCTATGCCTGCGAGGTGCAGGGCAGGGGCAAGGGCTCCGGGGCTGGTGCCAACAGTTGATTCTGCGGTACGCAGTCCGTTTACTTTATAAATTGAAGCCGCTTGAGGGAAGTATTCATTGAACGTATCGTTGAAACGATAGTTAAAGTAGCCAATTGTGCCTATAGAAAGCGCAAGTGCCATGCCGAGAATGTTGGCTGCGATGTAAAACGGGTTGTGTTTCATGGCCC contains:
- a CDS encoding PKD domain-containing protein; translation: MRRSFMKYLLFSLCLAPLSCLAQSVDFSIDFSEGCVPLTVNFTDISTASPITDYQWTFGNGNSSVLQNPSAVYTGAGTFQVTLVAKSGAATLGTKTMDIVVHDKPSIDFSFSPVEGCSPLPVSFVAESLTAGNTLQSFEWVFGDGSSSNEEAPTNTYQSQGDYSVTLVAKDQFGCESTVSKSAIIKAFGIKATIGADKTVLCETPAQVSFSAAVTGSGVTGTGAAGTGQNIGYKWDFGDGSTSTAQNPPHTYSTAGDYKVTMTATDEKGCQDSQELSVVIGSGTGISFTASASQTCVGNQVYFIETSDKTILSRHWDFGNGKTSDAASPVTTFSEPGKYQVVLTAQLQGQACEAKTVKEIIVGADAAPSFTAQQKCSLQIQFSNSSTNSTRWSWNFGDGMTSEDESPIHAYAAPGLYQVTLTSYSSAGCEALLSQEVEVVHIVNTKILPEDQQSCSEISLSGCAPFTLPFTSATEASESYSLLWTFGDNTSTTEANPTHVFDQPGNYEVVLLATSASGCTSRKEVAVVVSSTVPTAAFTVSKQVVCAWEPINFTSESLNATFYCWDFGDSTGTIEENPIHSYERPGLYTVKLKAKNAGCEDEIVKTELIEVLNPFVDFDFSKSCNDPNMISISNFSSDYDGITWEFGDGTKSNEIAPSHTYPGRGTYTLKATAFNNETSCVVSVEQGVSIYNVRADFSTTDTTICKGIPVQFNDASIDAEHWVWTFPDGTRSDVTNPMQTYYDAGYFGAELTVTDPDECTSTIKKEDVIRVLDIDGAFSFITNNKCDSLVVNFKDFSRGSPGIVAWEWDFGDGGSSTSQNPVHAYYGEMNYNIGLTLTNTEGTCSIFRENVISFVKPVPRFMTEADAYCVNDTLTLENISMNAVSYSWELGDGSTSTELGPVVSYNTPGSYTIKLLAQDVDGCLSKEPAIKEVIVAQPQAKFEAVNTFTECPPLITTFQDKSGEGIASYQWDFGDGQTSALAQPVVTYLIPGDYSVSLSVVDEYGCMSTVTKDTIVSVGGPYGSLDFDSLSTCEGFDILFEAHGTNTSTYRWDFGDGDVVDTQSNSINRAYDEAGNYFLNLVFINSQGCTVPYQVSPAIAVAPGPESDFTISEMYPFTHEEVVVSVTEDSDSLAYFWLVDGIEWEGNEVAVSFENYGDNDVTLFTKDTVGCGSAVVHSFFVQEEVTDLPNAFSPNNDSFNNSLYLPGVENGLWTLEIYSRSGTQVFRMERYANDWEGGELAAGVYFYQLANELRPEKKMKGYLHLVR
- a CDS encoding TetR/AcrR family transcriptional regulator; this translates as MKIEEAQTEHVIKEKAKELFFKKGLIKTTTQEIADAAGVNRALIHYYFRSREHMLSILLDEAMEEKRERVKSILSFDLPFREKIARYIDAIITYNMTYPYLENFIISETVRNKDRTEAYCARNQSRSSDLIRDQLAEEIQQGRLAPVTPEHFLVNLIALCNYPMLAKPILRTIHGMTEEAYHEFLLERKQVIYMTIFNEEMPSVS
- a CDS encoding TolC family protein, yielding MQLFLRKAHLFQKTSIRMSMLTLVLVLLNTTLSLGQSGDPLEVATLDKVVEYALAHQPNVQQAQIDEEITDKAIKGKLADWYPQVNFTYNYQRFIDLQASVIGGNVIRFGVNNTSSAQFSATQAVFNRDVLLASSTASQVRSQAGLNTSRSKIDVVVNVTKAFYDALAMMQQIEVNEESIVRLERSLKDAQSRYNSGVSDKTDYKRATILLTNAKASLKTNQELLKYKQEYLKTLMGYPLDQNLPVQYDPLLMEQEIALDTTQEVNYADHIDFKIMQSQKNLQDANVKYSKWAFLPSVSLFGNYNLNYQNNNFSDLYNTKYPFSFVGASLALPILQGGKRLVKIQEANLSNSRLDLGLKNLKSNINTEYTRALASYKSNLALYQAQKDNVELAEEVYDIIQLQYQSGVKTYLEVTIAESDLRTTRINYYNALYMVLASKMDVLKALGQINY
- a CDS encoding efflux RND transporter periplasmic adaptor subunit; translated protein: MSVNKIYIFFVFGLLLIAAGCGSNNQQGGPARGPVAVTVEEVNYTIAPFYEEYPATVKALQEVELRPQVSGYITGIFFKEGDKVKKGQKLYTIDQQQSQAAYSQALANLAVQEANLDKAKKDFERYKELEKDDAIAKQQVDYAESAYTSAKQLVEAAKATVNSVQTNVRYSTIVAPFDGTIGISAVKLGASVTPGQTLLNTISSDDPMAVDVVIDQSKISGFSQILAKGSDNAADSAFRLVLDKSLYPHFGKLSFIDRAVDPQTGTIKIRVELPNPEHMLRPGMSGSLQVLSNVSGKSITIPFKAVTEQLGEFFVYVSDGSKVSQRRVKLGKQIGSNVIVADGLKQGEVIAVEGVQNLREGAAITVATAK
- a CDS encoding efflux RND transporter permease subunit, whose product is MVADVFIKRPVTAIVISIVIVLVGLIAMSTLPISQYPDITPPTVAVNGVYIGADAETVEQTTTTAIETQINGTPGMTYMSSNSTSSGVSGVTVTFDIGTNIDIATLDVQNRVSVAEPTLPEIVRRLGLTVRKRNPSIFMALALYSPEGTHDATFLGNFANIYMKDALLRVKGVGDIFSVGDDFGMRIWLDPQKLANLKITPAEVNAALQEQNLQISAGTIGSTPQASTQTFEFNILTNSRISTVEDFEDIVVKTNPVTGNMVYLKDIARVELAKASYGNHPFVMGRPASFVLLYLEPGANALEANKGVRETLAQLKANFPKDVDYLIPLETTSVVEVSLKEVAFTLMEAMILVILVVFLFLQTFRATLIPILAIPVSLIGTFIFFIPFGFTINTLTLFAFVLAIGIVVDDAIVVVESIQHNMDTHKLSAKDATIKSMKEISAPVIAIALILAAVFVPVGFVPGIIGKLYQQFAITIAISVLISAFVALSLTPALCMLLLRPSDQSKSKKGLEWFFSRFNRWFDKISGSYTNGVRRWIKGTPYVLVMMICLFVGLFFLFQNKSTGFIPTEDEKRFYVTYEMAEGTSTNRSIEMQLELQKRIMTLPSLEVVGGLAGLNILTFSNKSNVGTLFVNLKHWDERDPETESVEKIIGQVMAMTSDIKEARVLAIAPPPIPGLGRSSGFTFELLQTSSPDDIFGFEATMQKFIAAANQRPEIAAAYSFFSARTPAYQVDLDKEKAKKMGVNVAQAYGTLSTLLASSYVNDFNIYGRNFRVVTQADTVYRKDIDDIGKYFVKNSMGEMVPLSALITTKVIETPALISHYNIYRSAEILGTYAPGYSSGDAIKALQEVAAEVLPTGYSYEFGGMSYEEVKAGNTQSIIFLVSIVFVFLFLAALYESWSIPFSVLFAVPIGAFGSILTLTLLPGLTNNIYAQIGLITLIGLAAKNAILIVEFAKERVDAGGDIIESTLEAVRLRLRPIIMTSLAFILGVLPLAISTGAGAEARKTIGWTVAGGMVAASSLAIFVVPVLYVAISKIAYRRKMKKAAL
- a CDS encoding FtsX-like permease family protein — encoded protein: MSHPHLPKFWFRLLQWFCREELFEELQGDLEEAFEENIESVGLQRARRIYRLEVLKLFRLSVIKKPAGVRVSQLPGNYITTSVRAMKHNPFYIAANILGMALALSIGTIGYFNYRFNDTFNEYFPQAASIYKVNGLRTAESTVGTSPGALAPALHLAGIAAFRYHNESIAVKLANQSSEGGGHKLFMEGLSFTDPGFIRHFDLANLNKEPLPALSHGEVYVSDETAMKFFGDPYPVGKLLTVILPNHQEQLLTVKDVFRKLPNNTSFRLSIIADFEHLSDFYGIDENSWSNWVDGTFVYAPEGDMTRLVSQMNTYLDVQNQANKDLQISEYRLDNILEWPALEASLHNSAFVPQMHPAAVAGTLGSAIGILLLACFNFINTSIALSGNRLKEIAVRKVLGGNRTSTITQFILENFLMIGVAVVIALGLTYYMIPGYNAMMSYEIIQPDQIPWTTFVYFGLVLVLCVGLMASAYPALYISKFPSLAIFRNKVVLSGKNRLMTVLLTFQFALCFYNIFGLLVTTDNAWYQERLGRGYDLGGVINIPLSDPQQYTLLEDRLKQQTDVRQIAGTSSLVGFSFNNSSIDFNGQEYEVAELGVGAGYLETLEIRLINGSLFSGNGTHTGEPRKEAVINSMLEDQLGGDALNKPIVVDGDRYTIIGVVEDFNLRQIMFNNKIKPCVMRLMRPQSYGYATLKTDGLATGKNRELEALWYELFPQELYGGFLQEDVMQQVRQTNFIMINISMIVATISILISIVGLYTLISLIAQKRKKEFGIRKVMGASWQQITQLLGRDIYWILGIAAIIGLAGGSAVMHSVLDGIYAYHIDISIIHYVWPVMIILGIVVGAVGYKMMQTSKLNPVEQLRVE